One Actinospica robiniae DSM 44927 genomic region harbors:
- a CDS encoding glycoside hydrolase family 3 N-terminal domain-containing protein, which translates to MTTAPESARSAPDPTPPDWRRTELPAQLRVADLIARMTPAEKCAQLYGVWVGADAEGGEVAPHMHENLAEQVDLEEQAKLGLGQLTRPFGTAPVDPALGALSLARTQRTITAAGRFGIPALPHEECLAGFAAWGATIYPVPLAWGAAFDPELIAEMGARIGADLRSVGVYQGLAPVVDVVRDLRWGRVEETIGEDPCLVGLTGAAYVRGLQEGGVIATLKHFAGYSASVGGRNHAPVRAGNRELADVILPPFEHAVRVAGAQSVMQSYCEIDGLPAAADAGLLTTLLRETWGFEGTVVSDYFGIGFLHSEHGVAADDTDAACQALSAGVDVELPTVRGYGQRLVTAVENGEIAETFVDRALWRVLMQKCELGLLDPDWSPVPPVLGGGAAETPLPQPAPGTVDLDSVANRALARRVAEESVVLLDNRSGLLPLDPASPGWPGQRGIAVVGPLADEASAMLGCYSFPAHVGPQHPGTPVGVRIPTVLESLRCQWPGIELHTARGCEVAADLDPEELGRAVAAARDADLCIAVLGDRAGLFGRGTSGEGCDAPDLSLPGRQGEFLDALIETGTPVVLVLMTGRPYAIGRYADRLAAIVQAFFPGEEGGPAVASVLSGRVNPSGRLPVSVPHSEGGQPWTYLQPPLGLLNSISSVDPTPAYAFGHGLSYTGFVWEDCAVDADEVPVDGEFVIELTVRNVGPRDGSDVVQLYLHDPVAQITRPRARLIGFAKVAVPAGEARRLRFRCHTDLAAFTGRSGQRIVEPGDLEIRVATSSAEEAVKHRLAVRLVGEVRDVDSAAPHRIAGEVAIAEAAA; encoded by the coding sequence ATGACCACCGCGCCCGAATCCGCCCGCAGCGCCCCCGACCCGACCCCGCCGGACTGGCGCCGGACCGAGCTGCCGGCACAGCTCCGGGTGGCCGACTTGATCGCTCGGATGACGCCGGCGGAGAAGTGCGCCCAGCTCTACGGAGTCTGGGTGGGGGCCGATGCCGAGGGCGGCGAGGTCGCCCCGCACATGCACGAGAACCTGGCCGAGCAGGTGGACCTGGAGGAGCAGGCCAAGCTCGGCCTCGGCCAGCTCACCCGTCCGTTCGGCACCGCGCCGGTCGATCCGGCCCTCGGCGCGCTCTCGCTCGCGCGGACTCAGCGTACGATCACGGCCGCCGGCCGCTTCGGCATCCCGGCGCTCCCGCACGAGGAGTGCCTGGCCGGATTCGCCGCCTGGGGCGCCACGATCTACCCGGTCCCGCTGGCCTGGGGTGCCGCCTTCGACCCGGAGCTGATCGCCGAGATGGGCGCGCGGATCGGCGCGGACCTGCGCTCGGTCGGCGTTTACCAGGGCCTTGCGCCCGTCGTGGACGTAGTGCGCGACCTGCGCTGGGGGCGGGTCGAGGAGACCATCGGCGAAGACCCGTGCCTGGTCGGCCTGACCGGCGCCGCATATGTCAGAGGCCTGCAGGAAGGCGGCGTGATCGCGACGCTCAAGCACTTCGCCGGCTACTCCGCCTCGGTCGGCGGGCGCAACCACGCCCCGGTCCGGGCCGGGAACCGGGAGCTCGCCGACGTGATCCTGCCGCCGTTCGAGCACGCCGTGCGCGTGGCCGGCGCCCAGTCGGTCATGCAGTCCTATTGCGAGATCGACGGTCTGCCCGCCGCCGCGGACGCCGGACTGCTCACCACACTGCTCCGGGAGACGTGGGGCTTCGAGGGCACGGTCGTGTCCGACTACTTCGGCATCGGCTTCCTGCACTCGGAGCACGGCGTGGCCGCCGACGACACGGACGCGGCCTGCCAGGCGCTGTCGGCCGGGGTGGACGTGGAACTGCCCACCGTGCGCGGCTACGGGCAAAGGCTCGTCACGGCGGTGGAGAACGGCGAGATCGCGGAGACCTTCGTCGACCGGGCGCTATGGAGGGTCCTGATGCAGAAGTGCGAGCTCGGCCTGCTCGATCCGGACTGGTCACCGGTGCCGCCCGTACTCGGCGGAGGGGCCGCCGAGACCCCGCTTCCGCAGCCGGCCCCCGGCACGGTCGACCTCGACAGCGTGGCGAACCGCGCACTGGCCCGCCGCGTGGCCGAGGAATCGGTGGTGCTGCTGGACAACCGATCCGGCCTGCTCCCGCTCGACCCGGCTTCGCCGGGCTGGCCCGGGCAGCGCGGCATCGCCGTGGTCGGCCCGCTCGCGGATGAGGCCTCTGCGATGCTCGGCTGTTACTCGTTCCCGGCCCACGTCGGCCCCCAGCACCCTGGGACGCCGGTGGGCGTGCGGATTCCGACCGTGCTCGAATCGCTTCGCTGCCAATGGCCGGGCATAGAGCTGCACACGGCCAGGGGCTGCGAGGTCGCCGCCGATCTCGACCCGGAAGAACTCGGCCGCGCGGTGGCCGCCGCCCGGGACGCGGACCTGTGCATCGCAGTGCTCGGAGACCGGGCCGGACTGTTCGGCCGCGGCACCAGCGGCGAAGGCTGCGACGCCCCGGATCTGTCGCTGCCGGGCCGGCAGGGCGAGTTCCTCGACGCGCTGATCGAGACCGGCACGCCGGTCGTGCTGGTGCTGATGACCGGGCGCCCCTACGCGATCGGCCGCTACGCCGACCGCCTCGCCGCGATCGTGCAGGCGTTCTTCCCCGGCGAGGAAGGCGGCCCCGCGGTGGCCTCGGTGCTCAGCGGCCGGGTCAACCCCTCGGGCCGGCTGCCGGTCAGCGTGCCGCACAGCGAAGGCGGCCAGCCGTGGACGTACCTTCAGCCGCCGCTCGGTCTGCTCAACTCGATCAGCAGCGTGGACCCGACCCCGGCCTATGCGTTCGGCCACGGGCTGAGCTACACCGGGTTCGTCTGGGAGGACTGCGCGGTCGACGCCGACGAGGTGCCGGTGGACGGCGAGTTCGTGATCGAACTCACCGTGCGCAACGTCGGCCCGCGCGACGGCAGCGACGTGGTCCAGCTCTACCTGCACGACCCGGTGGCGCAGATCACCCGCCCGCGTGCCCGGCTGATCGGCTTCGCGAAGGTCGCCGTCCCGGCCGGTGAAGCGCGGCGGCTGCGCTTCCGTTGCCACACCGACCTCGCGGCGTTCACGGGACGGTCCGGGCAAAGGATCGTCGAGCCCGGAGACCTCGAGATCCGGGTCGCGACCTCGAGCGCCGAGGAAGCGGTCAAGCACCGGCTCGCCGTCCGCCTCGTCGGCGAGGTCCGTGACGTCGATTCCGCGGCCCCGCACCGGATCGCGGGCGAAGTCGCGATCGCCGAGGCGGCGGCGTAG
- a CDS encoding LacI family DNA-binding transcriptional regulator, with translation MTSPVTPLRGQAGAAEGAPGETATLADIARAAGVSAPTVSKVLNGRADVAPATRERVEELLREYGYRRRAVQAAPLLDLVFHELESSWAMEVIRGAEQVAHEEGLSLVLSQTAGRMVPGQSWLDGVLARRPTGVLLVLAKLDQAQREQLATRDIPFAVIDPAGDLEAEVPAVGATNWQGGLAATRHLIELGHRRIGVLAGPESMLCSRARVDGYRAGLETAGIRFDPSLVRAGDFHHEAGYACGRELLRLADRPTAVFAGNDMQALGLYEAARELGLRIPDDLSVVGFDDLPAARWVGPPLTTVRQPLAEMAAAAARIVIDIARGRRPSALRIELATELVERASTSSPRTA, from the coding sequence GTGACCTCACCTGTGACTCCCCTGCGGGGACAAGCGGGCGCCGCCGAGGGCGCGCCGGGCGAGACGGCCACTCTGGCCGACATCGCCCGTGCCGCCGGCGTGTCGGCCCCGACTGTTTCGAAAGTGCTCAACGGCCGTGCGGACGTGGCTCCGGCGACCCGCGAGCGGGTCGAGGAGCTGCTGCGGGAGTACGGCTACCGCCGCCGCGCGGTGCAGGCCGCGCCGCTGCTGGACCTCGTCTTCCACGAGCTCGAGAGCTCCTGGGCGATGGAGGTGATCCGGGGCGCCGAGCAGGTCGCGCACGAGGAGGGCCTGAGCCTGGTGCTCTCGCAGACCGCGGGCCGGATGGTGCCGGGCCAGTCCTGGCTGGACGGGGTGCTCGCGCGCCGCCCGACCGGGGTGCTGCTGGTGCTGGCGAAGCTGGACCAGGCCCAGCGCGAGCAGCTGGCCACCCGGGACATCCCGTTCGCGGTGATCGACCCGGCCGGCGACCTCGAGGCCGAGGTGCCGGCCGTGGGCGCGACGAACTGGCAGGGCGGGCTGGCCGCCACCCGCCACCTGATCGAGCTCGGGCACCGCCGGATCGGCGTGCTGGCCGGGCCGGAGTCGATGCTGTGCAGCCGGGCCCGGGTGGACGGCTACCGGGCCGGGCTTGAGACGGCCGGGATCCGGTTCGATCCGAGCCTGGTGCGGGCCGGGGACTTCCACCACGAGGCCGGCTACGCCTGCGGCCGCGAACTGCTGCGCCTGGCCGACCGCCCCACGGCCGTGTTCGCGGGCAACGACATGCAGGCGCTGGGCCTGTACGAGGCGGCGCGCGAGCTCGGCCTGCGCATCCCGGACGACCTGAGCGTGGTCGGGTTCGACGATCTGCCGGCCGCCCGCTGGGTCGGGCCGCCGCTGACCACGGTGCGCCAGCCGCTGGCCGAGATGGCCGCGGCGGCCGCCCGGATCGTCATCGACATCGCCCGGGGCCGGCGGCCCTCCGCGCTGCGCATCGAACTGGCCACCGAGCTGGTGGAGCGGGCCAGTACGAGCTCGCCGCGCACGGCCTGA
- a CDS encoding DUF6807 family protein encodes MQDSKPHAPTETAAPGRAARVAIVGAGSIAELAHLPALRSLEPRVQIVAVVDNDPARLADFAARHGIPAARGSVEQMLELDRPDLVHLCTPPAAHASDAVSCLAAGAWVLVEKPPARSLAEYDRIAAAEGSSGPYASVVFQHRFGAAGLRLARLARSGALGRPLVAQCVTAWYRGHEYYEAPWRGRWETEGGGPTMGHGIHQMDLMLAVLGDWAEVRAMTATLDRRVETEDVSAAVVRFESGAVATVLNSVLSPREESYLRFDFTRGSVEVRHLYGYREADWTFTPSPDESAAEAAAAWADQGPDIPSSHAAQLTHLVDAWERGERPPVSGSEGRAALELITAIYRSAATGAPVHHEDLGPDDPYYHRLDGRGCAKAEAAPHLCHDVDAARISVHAAGTEILRYHYRPAIDPFECPAPYFHPLRTLSGGVVTVHRPYDHRWHKGLAMTASHLSGQNFWGGVSYVHGAPNGGYVVLPNVGRLEHRAFGEPERGESDPGLGFAESVGWITADDELLLREERRVRIVDVNRDEGHWTLEFRTALTNVSGRTLDFGSPTVAGRELAGYTGFYWRGPRSFADGTILAGGGLEGPAVMGKTAPWLAYTGTFDEHDGQATLVFRAAPDIPGGDPHWFVRSAPFAAVNPSLAFFEALPLPTGETLARCYRLTVADGAWDRARIVGHLAGRHW; translated from the coding sequence GTGCAAGACTCGAAGCCGCACGCACCGACCGAGACCGCCGCACCGGGGCGCGCGGCCCGCGTGGCGATCGTGGGCGCCGGATCGATCGCGGAACTCGCGCACCTGCCCGCGCTCCGCTCGCTCGAACCTCGGGTGCAGATCGTCGCAGTGGTCGACAACGACCCGGCCCGGCTCGCGGATTTCGCGGCACGCCACGGGATTCCGGCCGCACGCGGCTCCGTGGAGCAGATGCTGGAACTCGACCGCCCCGACCTGGTCCACCTGTGCACGCCGCCGGCCGCCCATGCGTCGGACGCGGTGAGTTGCCTGGCCGCCGGCGCCTGGGTGCTGGTGGAGAAGCCGCCGGCTCGCTCGCTGGCCGAATACGACCGCATCGCCGCGGCGGAGGGATCTTCGGGCCCTTATGCCTCCGTCGTCTTCCAGCACCGCTTCGGCGCGGCCGGACTGCGCTTGGCCCGCCTGGCGCGCTCTGGAGCCCTCGGCCGGCCGCTGGTCGCGCAGTGCGTCACCGCTTGGTATCGCGGCCACGAGTACTACGAGGCGCCGTGGCGCGGTCGCTGGGAGACCGAAGGCGGCGGTCCCACGATGGGGCACGGCATTCATCAGATGGACCTGATGCTCGCAGTGCTCGGAGACTGGGCGGAAGTACGGGCCATGACGGCCACGCTGGACCGGCGGGTGGAGACCGAAGACGTCTCCGCCGCCGTGGTGCGCTTCGAGTCCGGAGCCGTGGCTACCGTCCTCAACAGCGTGCTCTCCCCGCGCGAGGAGAGCTACCTGCGCTTCGACTTCACCCGCGGCAGCGTCGAGGTACGCCACCTCTACGGCTACCGCGAGGCCGACTGGACCTTCACGCCGTCGCCGGACGAGTCCGCCGCCGAAGCGGCTGCGGCCTGGGCGGACCAGGGGCCGGACATACCGAGCTCGCACGCTGCGCAGCTGACCCATCTGGTCGACGCCTGGGAACGCGGCGAACGCCCGCCGGTGAGCGGCAGCGAGGGGCGTGCGGCGCTCGAACTCATCACCGCGATATACCGCTCGGCGGCCACGGGTGCTCCGGTGCACCACGAAGATCTGGGCCCTGACGATCCCTACTACCACCGGCTCGACGGCCGCGGCTGCGCGAAGGCGGAGGCAGCGCCGCACCTGTGCCACGACGTCGACGCCGCCCGGATCTCCGTGCACGCCGCCGGAACCGAGATACTGCGCTACCACTACCGGCCCGCGATCGATCCGTTCGAATGCCCGGCGCCTTACTTCCATCCGCTACGCACGCTTTCCGGCGGCGTGGTCACCGTGCACCGGCCGTACGATCACCGCTGGCACAAGGGGCTGGCGATGACGGCCTCGCACCTTTCCGGGCAGAACTTCTGGGGCGGCGTCAGCTACGTGCACGGCGCCCCGAACGGCGGTTATGTGGTCCTGCCCAACGTCGGACGGCTCGAGCACCGCGCCTTCGGCGAGCCGGAGCGAGGGGAATCAGACCCCGGCCTCGGCTTCGCGGAATCAGTGGGCTGGATCACTGCTGACGACGAGCTGCTCCTGCGGGAAGAGCGGCGCGTGCGGATCGTGGACGTGAACCGGGACGAGGGGCACTGGACCCTGGAGTTCCGAACCGCGCTGACCAACGTCAGCGGCCGCACGCTGGACTTCGGCAGTCCGACCGTCGCAGGCCGCGAACTCGCCGGGTACACCGGGTTCTACTGGCGCGGACCGCGCTCGTTCGCCGACGGGACGATCCTGGCCGGCGGCGGGTTGGAAGGCCCTGCGGTGATGGGCAAGACGGCGCCGTGGCTCGCCTACACCGGCACCTTCGACGAGCACGACGGGCAGGCCACGCTGGTTTTCCGGGCCGCGCCGGACATCCCGGGCGGCGATCCGCACTGGTTCGTGCGCTCCGCGCCGTTCGCCGCGGTGAACCCCTCACTCGCCTTCTTCGAGGCTCTGCCGCTGCCCACGGGTGAGACCCTGGCCCGCTGCTACCGGCTCACCGTGGCCGACGGCGCCTGGGATCGGGCACGGATCGTCGGGCACCTGGCCGGGCGGCACTGGTGA